TGCCGGTATCTACCCGATCGACACCAGCGATTACGAAAAGCTGAAGAGCAGCGTGGCCAAGCTGCGCCTCAACGACGCCGCCTTCACCTTTGCGCCGGAAAGCTCCGTGGCACTCGGTTTCGGCTTCCGCTGCGGCTTCCTCGGCCTCCTGCACATGGAGATCGTGGTCGAGCGGATCCGCCGCGAATACGACCTCGACATCATTTCGACTTACCCGAGCGTCGTCTACCACGTCATCAAAAGCGACGGCGAGAAGATCGAGGTGCAAAACCCGGCCTACTTGCCCGACCCGAGTGAAATCGAGTCGATCCTGGAGCCGATGATCAAGGCCACGATCCACTTCCCCAGCTCGCACATGGGCGACGTGATGGCTCTGCTGATGGAAAAGCGCGCCATGATCCACCATACGGAGTCGCTGGATGCCGAACGCGTGATGATGTCGGCCATGATGCCGCTCAACGAAATCCTGATCGATTTCAACGACCGCCTGAAGAGCATTACCCGCGGTTATGGCTCGTTCGACTATGATTTCGACGACTATCAGGAGGGCAACCTCGTGAAGCTCGATATCATGGTCAACGGCGACATCGTGGACGCCTTTTCCAGTATCGTGCACCGCGACAAGGCCGAGGGTAGGGGACGCCAACTCTGCGAAAAGCTGAAGGACATCCTGCCTCGCCAGCTATTCAAGGTCGCCATCCAGGCCGCGATTGGCGGCAAGGTGGTGGCTCGCGAGACCGTGGGTGCCTTGCGCAAGGACGTGACCGCCAAGTGTTACGGCGGTGACATTACCCGGAAGAAAAAATTGCTTGAGAAGCAGAAGGAAGGTAAGAAGCGGATGAAGCAGATCGGTAAGGTCGCGATCCCGCAGGAAGCCTTCATCGACATTCTCAAAACCAGCAACTGATGACCACTGCCGCCTCGTTCAAGAACCTCCGCCAGGCTCGCCGCGCCACCAAGGACTGGCTGGAAGTCGCCAGCAAAGTCTACCACTACCGCCGCGATCTGCTGGCCGAAGACGACCTGCGCGAGTTGACCGAGGCGCGTGCCGAGCTGAAGCGCCTGCTGAAGGCCAAGCCGCGTGAGATTGCTCCTTACGCGGCAGCCATCGACCGCGTGGAGCCAATTCTCAAGCGCACGGGCGGCTACTATTACCCCAAGCACGGTGGGGCCGACTGGATTGAAACGCTGCTGGTGATGGCCATCCTCGGCCTCGGGATCCGGCAATTCTTCTTCCAGCCGATGAAGATCCCCACCAATTCAATGTATCCGACCTACCACGGCATGACGACGCAGCTCTACGACGATCCGGCAGAAGAGCCGGCAGGCGCGTGGAAGCTCTTGCGCAAGATTGGCCGTGGCGTGCAGCATTTCGAGCTGAAGGCACCCGCGAGCGGGGAAGTCGTCTGGATGGAGCAGCCTCAGCCCGTCAGTGGCCGCAGCATGCTGGTGATCCCGGCGCAAAAGCTGCGCTTTACGCTGCTCGTGGGTGGAGAGCCGGTGCAATTCGATGTGCCGGCCGAATACGATTACCGTCCGCTGCTGGAAGGCCTCATGGTGCAGGGGCAAGCTCGGCGCACCATGGTCAACGGCCAGGCCGCGTACGCCACCGGCACACGCGTGCAGGCGGGCGAAACCGTCTTGTCCTGGGACATTCTGACCGGAGACCAGTTGTTCGTAGACCGCTTCAGTTATCACTTTGTGAAGCCCAAAGTCGGCGATCCGGTGGTCTTCGACACGACCAATGTGCCGGGCATGGACGAAGGCGAGCGCGGCAAATACTACATCAAGCGCTTGGTCGGGGTAGAGGGCGATACGCTCGAAATCCGCGAACCGGGAGTCATCCGCAACGGGCAACCGCTGGATGGGGCCGATGCCTTTACTCGCAATGCGGCGCAGGAAGGCGAATACGAAGGCTACCTGCGGGGCGACAATCCGCGCTTTCGTGGTACCTCGCGTTTTCCCGGCGATGAATTCGTCGTCCCCGAAGGCAATTACTTCGTCCTTGGCGATAACTCCGACGAGAGCTTAGACAGCCGCTTCTGGGGCTTCGTGCCAGAACGCTCGATGGTCGGGAAGGCGGGCTTCATCTATTATCCCATCAGCCCGCGCTGGGGCGCTGCCGAATAATAGAAATGGAGACGGGTCGCCGACTTACCTGCGGCGGCTCGGCCTTGAAAGCAGAATTCTTCAAGAAGGAGCATCCTTGAATGCTTAGATTACAATTCATGCACAATAGGGATTATGTCTAATCGAATTGTTTTTATCCTTGTTTGCTCTTCCATTGGGCTTTTATCCCTCTCGCTTTCGGCAGGCATTCTGGATGATCCAAGGATTCAGGAGTTGGAGCACGAGCTGGCCGAAGCAGACACTCAGACCGATATGGATCTCGCTTCCAAGGCGGTCGCGGACTACCTCGATTCAAGACTACGCGATTTGAGGGCACGTATTTGCGCAGAAATCGAGCCGAGGATGCGAGAGCAGTTTCGGGAGTCGGAGCGTCATTGGCAGGCGTATCGATCAGCGGCCACTCGCCTCTCGGGGCTTCAGTATGAAGGCGGCAGTATTCGACCGTTGATCCACAACGAAGTTTTCGCGCAGCTTACCCGTGTTCACATCAAAGAGCTGGAGGCATATGAGCGAGATTAATTGCCATGCTTGCGCTATTATTGTCGCTCTAGGCTGGCCAAGCGCACCCTGCCCGTTTTGCATCTTCGACCATGCAAGTGCTTTCACGCCCCGATCAACGCTCAGCCGACCAGCTGCGCCCCGTCTCCTACCAGCTCGACATCGCTCCGGCGGCTGCGGGCTCGATCCTGATTCGCTTCGGCAATACGCAGGTGATCTGCGCTGCTTCGCTCGAAAAGGATGTGCCGCGCTGGATGTTGGCGGAGGGCCAGACGGGAGGCTGGATGACGGCAGAGTACTCGATGCTGCCCTACTCGACTCTGGGCCGCAAACCCCGTGACGCCACCAAGGGCAAGGTCGATGGTCGCACGATCGAGATCCAGCGCCTGATTGGCCGTAGCCTCCGGGCCGTGACCGACCTCTCGAAGCTGCCCGGCTACACCCTATGGTTCGATTGCGACGTGCTCCAGGCCGATGGCGGCACCCGCACAGCCTCGATTACGGGTGCCTACATTGCGGGCCAGATTGCGGTGCAGCGTGCGATCGCCGCAGGTAAGCTGGCTGAGAGTCCCTTTACCGATTCCGTCGCCGCCATCAGCGTGGGCGTCTGGCAAGGTCACCCGATCCTCGACCTCTGCTATATTGAGGACAAGGACGCGAGCGTCGACGCCAACATCGTCATGACCGGCAAGGGGCGCTACGTGGAGACTCAGGCCAGCGGCGAAGAAGCCACCTTTGGCCCCGAGGAGCTTTCCCAACTGCTCCAGCTCGCGCAAAAAGGCATCCAGGAACTGACCGAGCTGCAAACCCGCGCGATTGCGGAAGCATTGTAGACTTCTGCCCAATGGACTGGCTCGGATGATCGCCGGGCCAGTTTTCAACCCTGCTGCTTACCCGGAGCAGGACTGGATTGTTTGAGATCGTCTTTCTGGCCGTCGTAGTTACTCAAAGAGCGCAGAGTGGACGCTCGCATTTGGAGGGAGAGTTTTTTCATTCGTTGAGGGTTTTCTTCTTTGGCTGCGTTTAGAGTATTACCATGCAAGACGAATTCGAACAGTCGGTGGAGCGGTTGCGGAGCAGGCCCGTGCCCCCCTGCCCCGCCCAGCTCGAGGCCAACGTGCTACGGCGCGTGCGGCTGGAGCAATCTGAACAACGGGCCGACTGGTGGGCGTGGCTCTCCGGGTTGACGAGCCGGCCTGCCTACGCACTGGGAGCCTTCGCGCTGGGCATCGGCGTAAGCACAGCGGTGACGCTGTTTTCCGTCTCTTCGCAGGCCGACCGGCAGGCGGAGCTGAGCCGTGCCTTTGGCTTCGATGCACTGACACAGACTCACATCGTCCACCTCGACGCTCCGACCAAGCCATGAACGATTCCGACACATCTCGTGTGGGCGCTGTTCGGTTGATGGTCGCCGCGCTGCTGCTGGTGGCCGTCTGTGCGGGCGTCTCGCTGTTGACGGTCTCGTGGTTTGGCCCCAAGCATACGCCTTGGCAGCACGACGAGCCGCACCATGGACATGCCTGGCTGCATCAGGAGCTGGGCTTGAGCGCAGACGAAGCTGCACGGATCGACGCTTTCGAGGCCGATTACCGCCAAGAGCGGACCGAGCTGGAGGCCGAGTTCAACCGGCGCATCGCTACGCTGGCGCAACTGCTGCACGACAACGACAGCTACACGCCCGAAGTTACCGCCCAGGTGCATCGCATCCATGAAGTGCATGGGCGGCTGCAGGAGCTCGCGATTCAGCACTATTACGAGATGCTGAGCGTCTTGCCGCCGGAAAAGCAGGCCCGCTTGCGCGAACTGGCGGTGGAGGCCTTGAGCCAGCCCGAGTAAAAGCACGGCCTTGCATGGAAGATGCCGATCAAGCAGTGCTGCAGCGACTGCAACAGGCCGATGAGGCTGCGTTGCGGGAGTTGATTGCGCGCCATCAGGAGCCGGTTTTCCGTCTGGCCTGGCGCTACCTTGGCAGCGAGCAGGATGCGGCTGAAGTGGCGGAGGAGACCTTCGTAAAGGTGTTTTTTAACGCCGCCCGTTACCGACCCAAGGCGGCGGTGCGCACCTGGATCTTTTCCATCGCGGCCAACCTTTGCCGCGATCGGCTGCGGAGGCGCAAGCGTTGGTGGTTTCACGAGCCCTTGGAGGCGGACGAAGTCGCACCGGCTGATTCCGGGCGCGATGCCCATGCCGAAACGGTGGCACGGGAGCAGTTGGCCGCGATTGATGCGGCCGTGGCCGAGCTGCCGCACCAGCTGCGTTTCCCCTTCGTCTTTTGTGCTCTGGAGGGGCACTCCTACGACGCGTGTGCAGAGGTGATGGAGACTACGCGCAAGTCGGTAGAGACCCGCATTTATCGGGCGCGCAACATCTTGCGGGAGAAATTGAGCGCCTTGCGTCAAAAAAGCTGAGGGTTTCGTGCCCGAGCTACGTTTCAACAGTATCGACCGATGAATTGGAGCACTTTCATTCGCGGGCTCTGGCCCCTCGCGTTTCTGCCGCTGCTGAATGGTGCGGAGGCCCCGCGCACGTTGCTGAATTACCTGGAGACGGCCCAACGCGACAATCCCGGGTTGGAGGCGTTCTCCGCCC
This Verrucomicrobiota bacterium JB022 DNA region includes the following protein-coding sequences:
- the lepB gene encoding signal peptidase I, producing MTTAASFKNLRQARRATKDWLEVASKVYHYRRDLLAEDDLRELTEARAELKRLLKAKPREIAPYAAAIDRVEPILKRTGGYYYPKHGGADWIETLLVMAILGLGIRQFFFQPMKIPTNSMYPTYHGMTTQLYDDPAEEPAGAWKLLRKIGRGVQHFELKAPASGEVVWMEQPQPVSGRSMLVIPAQKLRFTLLVGGEPVQFDVPAEYDYRPLLEGLMVQGQARRTMVNGQAAYATGTRVQAGETVLSWDILTGDQLFVDRFSYHFVKPKVGDPVVFDTTNVPGMDEGERGKYYIKRLVGVEGDTLEIREPGVIRNGQPLDGADAFTRNAAQEGEYEGYLRGDNPRFRGTSRFPGDEFVVPEGNYFVLGDNSDESLDSRFWGFVPERSMVGKAGFIYYPISPRWGAAE
- a CDS encoding lysozyme inhibitor LprI family protein, which encodes MSNRIVFILVCSSIGLLSLSLSAGILDDPRIQELEHELAEADTQTDMDLASKAVADYLDSRLRDLRARICAEIEPRMREQFRESERHWQAYRSAATRLSGLQYEGGSIRPLIHNEVFAQLTRVHIKELEAYERD
- the lepA gene encoding translation elongation factor 4; translation: MSQLSRIRNFCIIAHIDHGKTTLSDRLLEATQTVELREMKAQLLDAMDLERERGITIKSHPVTLKYVSPSGEDYIFNLIDTPGHVDFSYEVSRSLAACEGALLLVDAAQGIEAQTVANANLAMGLSMEIIPVINKVDLPSADVPKIQSQLEDILALPAEDAILASAKVGKGIPEILEAVVARIPQPRWADYGQTRILIFDCVYDAYKGVICFVRVFSGRIKRGDQVMMMSDGTKTEIKEVGIFSPRQKPQDELFDGCVGYLVTSIKEVADIKIGDTITHVDNPAQKMLPGYQEVRPMVYAGIYPIDTSDYEKLKSSVAKLRLNDAAFTFAPESSVALGFGFRCGFLGLLHMEIVVERIRREYDLDIISTYPSVVYHVIKSDGEKIEVQNPAYLPDPSEIESILEPMIKATIHFPSSHMGDVMALLMEKRAMIHHTESLDAERVMMSAMMPLNEILIDFNDRLKSITRGYGSFDYDFDDYQEGNLVKLDIMVNGDIVDAFSSIVHRDKAEGRGRQLCEKLKDILPRQLFKVAIQAAIGGKVVARETVGALRKDVTAKCYGGDITRKKKLLEKQKEGKKRMKQIGKVAIPQEAFIDILKTSN
- the rph gene encoding ribonuclease PH — encoded protein: MQVLSRPDQRSADQLRPVSYQLDIAPAAAGSILIRFGNTQVICAASLEKDVPRWMLAEGQTGGWMTAEYSMLPYSTLGRKPRDATKGKVDGRTIEIQRLIGRSLRAVTDLSKLPGYTLWFDCDVLQADGGTRTASITGAYIAGQIAVQRAIAAGKLAESPFTDSVAAISVGVWQGHPILDLCYIEDKDASVDANIVMTGKGRYVETQASGEEATFGPEELSQLLQLAQKGIQELTELQTRAIAEAL
- a CDS encoding RNA polymerase sigma factor, translating into MEDADQAVLQRLQQADEAALRELIARHQEPVFRLAWRYLGSEQDAAEVAEETFVKVFFNAARYRPKAAVRTWIFSIAANLCRDRLRRRKRWWFHEPLEADEVAPADSGRDAHAETVAREQLAAIDAAVAELPHQLRFPFVFCALEGHSYDACAEVMETTRKSVETRIYRARNILREKLSALRQKS
- a CDS encoding periplasmic heavy metal sensor; this translates as MNDSDTSRVGAVRLMVAALLLVAVCAGVSLLTVSWFGPKHTPWQHDEPHHGHAWLHQELGLSADEAARIDAFEADYRQERTELEAEFNRRIATLAQLLHDNDSYTPEVTAQVHRIHEVHGRLQELAIQHYYEMLSVLPPEKQARLRELAVEALSQPE